In Carassius auratus strain Wakin chromosome 48, ASM336829v1, whole genome shotgun sequence, the genomic window TCTATAGTCGTATTATTTGTGTCTGGAACTGAATTCAGGTCTGAACGGGTTGAAAGTAACAAAGATATTTGTAATGTCAGTATCTGAGTCAAATTGATTTGTGTTCAGTCTGAAGTGTAAACACATTATTGAAGTAAACTCCTCATTCATCCTGCAGCACAACAGGGCGTGAGTTAACGGTCTGTTTAACTTCACATTTAAAtccttttgatacatttttaaaaatgttttaggcTTAATAAAAGCAGGCGGTTCGGATTTGTTTTACCTTACTCTTCTCGGTTTACAGTAGCCCAATGTTTTCTTGTCGGAACAATTTTAACAGTTTACAAACACAGGAAACGTTACCGGAAGTGCTCTCAGGGGAGAGCGCATACTGTCACGTGATCACCGCACTGGCAACAAATTAAAGGCAGCTTCCGGTGTAAATAAAGTCTATGAGTTTTaggagtgattttttttattaatatgtaaaatgatgaGATGCTtgctaattatatatttatttatttatttggaaagagaaaatatactttatatccTTTAATACATAAAGGTTTTTGTGACAAATATGGacgttttcatttacaaatttcaaaacaaagtaaaaagaaaatgaaaaaaaaaaaaaaaaaatacaatctttcAGCTTTTCTGAAACGTTCAACCTATCACATATTGACCTATATTTTTGGTAAGAAAAATAACATTGTACAGACAACATGGTGAACAAAAGGTCACAATTTAACACAATCAAGTGATTATCATCATCAACTAATTTATTAAATAGCTATCCTTATTAAATAATGgacaattactaaaataaaaatcttttgtatgTTTAAAGGACCTTTTTACCTTTCCCCACACATAAATTCAGATATCACTGAAAGaagtgtcataaaaataaaatcttacttgtTTCTGTGGCAGCCCTAGGCtctaaaaagacaagaaaaggagcgaggagagagagagagtgtgtaaaaGGAACAGCCAcactttagccaatcagaaacgCTTTCTGCCTGTGAATCATTTTGCACATTCAGTTTTGCTGATATACAATTTCACAGTGCTtctcaatcctggtcctggaggtCCCAGCAGTACACATTTTGGAATGTTGCcctttatttaatacatttgattaGTAAATTAAAAGCCCTAAGATCTAAATGGGGTTTTCCCAAATGAATTCAATGTGGGCCAGAATCTATGAGATTCATTCACTTTATGACCTCTGTCCTCTGTAGACACAGAGTTTTTCCTGGCTTAGTCAGCCAAGTCAGCATTTTAGGTAACCTTtagcaaattacaaattataaatatcaaGGTGAGAGGGGTTAATTTGACATTGTCTATTAGTAGACCACTGATATTCATCTAACTACAGGTCCTTCCCTAGTTCTTCTATCTCATCAAGGAAGAAATCCATGTCCTTGGTGGTCAGCTGAGGAGAAACGACAACCATACGGAAGAAGTTGACATGTCCATCCATGGGCTGGTATCCCACCATCATTGTTCCACGCTTTATCATTCTCTCTTTGATGACTGGCGCCACCTGATGGCACACATTGAGCATGACAATAATTCCGTGCTCGATAATTAAATTCtcagccattttatttgtccttctACATTAAACAATGCTGACCTTTGATAACCTTTCCTGGTAATCCGGACTGTTCTCCTTCCCTTTCAGACTGGGTGGAATGAACCAGAAGCAAACGTTCACAAAATGCCCCTATTAGAAAACACAAAccatatataaatacagtatataaacatgCATTATATTTACGTAAACATAAGTACACTACTTCAGGTTTGTATATAGTGCAACACTGTACCTTACAGACCAACTTGAAATTCTCCCTTTTCTCCATTTCTCCAACTAAATACCTGGTGCAAACATAAATAAGAGattattaaaatacacacacacacacacacacatatacatacagtaacattcaaaagttttggatcAGTGagccttaaaaaaatattttaatgtcacaaaaataaataccttGCGAGGGCAAAGGCTTTATCCACTCGCTCTGAAAGCCCATGTGTTCCAATTGCTTTCCACATTAACCAGAGCTTCAAACAATCCACCTTGCGGCCACACTGGATGGATTTGTCTCCCGTGTCCAGACTTGTATCATAGAACTTGTCTTGCTGGAATAAGTAGGTTGCGTTAGCACTGTGACAGTGCATTAGCAGATTCTACAGATTGAGATGAGGAAAATCAAATTAAGAACAGTCAAGTGCACTTGTGGACAAGTCAATGCAAGTCGTTCATTTGACTAATGAGCAAAACACTGCAGGGATTAGAGGTAGAAGAAAAGACAGATGGATTGCTACATTCCATAAGCATTTATACCGTGGTGTCTCTTAACAAAATCACAGAGCACTGCAATCCTGCTAGAAGCATTTTGTGAGGGTTCCAGGTCACAGAGTTTGCTCTGagtgttaaaaaaagaaacatagtCAAAGATGGGTTACTTCTCTTCCCAAAGCACATTCAATTCAGGGCTCATTCTTTAAGCCCACAGTACACAGAGTCCAAACCTTTCTATTCCCGCAAGCAGATGTTTGTGATTTTTGGAAAACAGCACGCTTCCTCCCCATGCGGCCTGTAAAGGAGAGAAATCCAGATTGTAACAATTAGGAACGGGTGAAATTCTGCAAACAACTGCATACACTGAAGTGGGGGCCAACATGCATATAGATATGTTGCACAATGAGGTTACATGAGGTAAACATGCCGCACTTACGTCAATGTGCATCCACATGCCGTTTCTTTCACTTATGTCAGCTATGTGGTTCAGAGGATCAAAGGCACCCTGCACCGTGGTACCCGCTGTGGCATTAACGAAAAATGGCACAGCATCCTGAAGGAGACACATTAGTTAAACATCAAGGAAAAAATTCAAATGGATTTGCAATGAGATAATTCATaacagaatttatatttatattatcactTACACAATCCACTTTAAATGTACCATATTAGTTcactataaaaattataaacaccAACACTCAGAAATGTGGGAGTTGATCATAAGTGAAAATAGACATTTATCATGTTTTACAATTTTACTTtccattaattaaaaaatcttaaaataattttcacaagtttccacaaaaatattaagcagcacagcagtttgatttctgaaggatcatgtgacactgaagattggagtaatgatgctgaaaattcagatttgctttacattaataaattacattttataatatattaaaatagaaaaaaataccttttaaattataatattatttcataaaaaaaaaatcaccttaatgacataatttaaatatttacttttgattttGCTTGCACTATTTTTGCCTCCAGGTCCTCTGGTATCATGCTGCCGCTGTAGAGgaacaaagaaacattttaaacaaatttaaagtgAACCTGTATATCGTTTTCCAAAATGTGTAAGAGATAAGGTACCTCTCATCCGCttgtacaataaaaacattatctgTTCCAATCCCAAGAAAAGCAGCAGCTTTTTTCATGGAGTAATGActctaaaagaaataaaaaacatacaatttgATGGTACAATTTAGATGATACTCCATTGTATACCTATTTAAATCTAAGATTAGAAAAAGTAACTTCTGACTTTTTACCTGTTGTGATGTAAATATAGCCATGCGTGGTGTGGCCCACAAGCCTTGTGTCTTCACTTGAGGGAAGGCCCAGTACCGTGCGATGTTCATGGCGTACATGTTGGACACTGAACCCCCGGGACAAAATATCCCATCTCCTTCTGACCAGCCAACCAGAGAGCGAAGCTTACGGAGCACTTCCTCCTCCATCAGGACAAACACCGGAGCCACTTCATAGGTGTATCTGTAACAACTTCACACTGAGTATTTTGAGCATGACATGCATGTATttgcatcagtgttattttagtattatcgATATCTTATTATAATAGTTTGGAAAAATGTAAATCACATCACATGCATTTCATCTCTTGTTCACCAATGGGATCACCAAtgggatcatctgcagtgaatgggtgccatcagaatgcaaacagctgatgaaaacatcacaataatccacaagtaatctacactACTCCAGTGCATCAATTAACATACCGCAAAGTGAAAAACTGCCTATTTGTAAGAAAACAATCCATCGTAATGACATTTTTAGCTGCTTCTGACAAaaacataatattgctttctccaatgaAAGATAGtctctgcacagatcaagcacaggtGACAGGTGTCTAAAACTGacatatgttggtggattttgatgtgagaggtcAACAGGagattgactttttcactggaagaagagTGATGGCCTCTATTTTGGTCAGAAGCGATGGGTTGAAGTTAAAATATCTTGATGGATTCGTTTCTTAAAAACgcgcaacttttcacttcacaagatgttaactgatggactggagcagtgtggattacttgtgatgtttttatcagctgtttggactctcattctgacggcacccattcactgcagaggatccattcgtgagtaagtgatgtaatgctaaatgctaaatgctaaatttctccaaatatttttccacgaagaaacaaattaatctacatctacatctttgacttaaaaaatgtcatttttttgtgtgtgagctattcctttaagattttgaatgagtttttatctttatattttctgtttttatttttaacaatgttgTTGTTCGTTTTggttgttttatacattttattcatttcaaattCATAGCGCATGtaaattttcaaataatattaaagaaCAATCTccgttttagttaatgataacaaTGCTGTTTGCACTGTCTAAAAAACTTCAGATCCTAATTTAATCAATCTCTAATCAAAACAGTTTTTAGATGAAAACAGTGTGGCTCCATGCGGTTATCAAACAGAGTCATCTGATAACTTCTAGTGCTCTGATAAGTTACTCATTACTATGAAAACAGGGTTTAATGGGGCACTTCAGAAACAGTGTAACAGTTCACTCCAAATGTAACACTTATGAATCCTTCAGTTAACAAAACGCCATACAGACCATTTTACAACCCTCATCTGAGGAACTAGGATGGCACATCCGCTGTAACACATTAACATGAACAcctaaaaatgtatacataataGTGTATCCACACGTACTGGCTGGTGTTGAGGGTTTCAGTGAGGAGCCGTCCTGTCAATGCATGGTAGTCCACGCCAGCAAACAGTTGATTGAAGAACCGAGGATGACCTGTGAACGAAAGAAGGCTCTGGACCAGGATGTAACCACATATTCAAGATTTAAGAGGAACAAATTTCcgaataaaacactgaaaaaccCATACAGGTCAACCACCAATATAAATAATTAGTTGGATGCGATCCCAACACATGCGACATACAGGTTTTAACGCTGTATCTCGCCACATCTTGGACCCTCTGCAGTAACTGCTCGTGAGATTCTCCATGTTCTCGGAGATCGAGGTCCAGAAGGGCTCTCAGCTGATCGGGATCTTTCCACTCACACACCTGTGATTGCAAAGACATGCAGCTGATCTCATAAGATACATGATAAGATCAGCTGTTAAATGAGATGATCAGTTCTTAAAAGACTTGACCTTCTCCTTCAAGTCAGTTCCTTTGTGAAGTATCTCCTCCAGAATCACATTGAAAGCCTCCGTGAGGAACAGCTTGCCATCTGACTCGTACATGTCTGATTCTTCCAGGTGGACGTGCCCATTAATATATTCTGTGAAATACATGTAAAAGATCATCTATTACTAAATAAGCAAAAGAAATGTGATGAAAGAAACCAACCAATGttcaataaataatcaattttAAGTTTATGCAAAAATGCaacaagtgtttgtgtgtgtatatatatcataatagcaATGCCATTTCCCTTTATGTGGTTTATGAAACATTGTAGCTGGTTCATGTAGACCAGATTAGACCAGCCTACTGATTACAACACTGGTTAACAGTAAAACAAAGATAGCACAcatgattaattaaattacattaaaatgttcatttaatctAAAAGACGTGGatgatttatatacatttcattgTAATTGAGCTACATTGCattataatatagatatataatttatatgcctTTACATTTACAAATCAATAGACCATAAAAACGCATTCGTCGCACTTTTGATGAACTCTAACTGGAGCGCCGCAACTCAGCGCATAATACAGAATCCACAACCAATCAGAACTCAAGATTCGGATTTATAATAAGCGTTATAAATTCCATGACAACCATCAAGATATTTTATGAAGAAAACGTCATCAACGccccattacttttttttctcaaggCTCTGGAAATATGATCCCAAAGAGCAAAATGGCTGTCAGAAAATTCTGGAAAATTTAGCTGTAATGTGCAACTTCTGGCTTTTGTTTAGAACAAGACATAGAACAACATATCTTTTCTGTTTAGGTTCTTTATTTAGTAGGCTAGCTATCCAACTGTGGTCGATGAAAGAGCGGAGAGGCGTCACTTTTCAATTCCTGCAACTTATGCAATAGTTTTTATACAATGCATCTTTCACCGACCACTCGAAAAATGCAATCCAAACCTGTAATTTATGCCCGCTTTTAAATATGGTGAAACGTTTGCACGCGCACAGGTCTCGTACCGTTAGTATTACATCATCAGACAGAAATGCGCGATTTAGCAGAACTATTAAATCAGTGCATTTAAGAGAAACTTCACGCGTGCATCCAAGACAATCAAACCTCTCACCTTCAGACGAACTCATCGTGCTGTTTAATATCCTTTCTGATTATCACTGAGACTCTGCTGTTTCTGATGTGCTAAAGATGCCTCTAGACCCTCAGTGGTTCATTGCAAGATCCAGCCTTTCATATACGTGGAAGCACACGCCTGATTCGTCATTCAAGTGACATCCTATAATTGGATTAAAGCTATGGGTGTGCCAACGAATAATCCATTTTTAACTTTCTGAAGACCCAGGTCATACGGGGCTATCAGATGCATGCAACTAACAAGTACATATTTGATTAACATAATTCCAGcagttttatttcttaaaaatgttgAGAATATCTCCAGGTTTCTTACCTTCTGCAAAACCATTGGATGGTTTTATTTGCAGGGTCCTGTATCTTAGTTGATAAGTGTGCTAAAACTGTGACTCAAACACAACCAACCAATAagaataatcaatacaacaactTTACATGTTATACAATGACACACACATGTTCATTTAGGCAATGAATGCTGCAAAACAGGGGTACAACATTCAACATCTTCCAGACTCTGCAGTGTTCTAAGTTCACATTAGACTGTTAGAGTTTGCTGATGAAAGAAACACATATCCTTCCACGTACAGTATGTTTGTTAGGTTGCTCAATGATCCCACACACACTCGCTCAGAAGAGAGGAATGGAATGTCACAGGGTTCAAAAAAAGGGTCTGGACCAGTGCGGAGCTGTTATCTTATAGAAACTTTCCTAAGGGAAACAAAAGGTGACTGGTGAATATCTGCATGTAAATTTTATGTTAAGGCATTTTGCTGGAATCAATGAAAgagtcacatgaaaaaaaaaaaaaaaaatatatatatatagcagtctCATGATAATGTAATCTTGTTCACCCTTATGTCACATTCTTATGAGATTCTGACAAAGAGATGAGATTCAGCATAAAAAAACTATGCTCTCCAGGAgccagatttttatttatttagcctataaatCAATAAACATGATACTACATATCTGACACGTATCTAAATCCTAAAACaagtaataaaacaataaaataacatttaaatcaaaGTGACAGTataatgattcatttatttatatagatttttttgtttttaaaaataacccATCACAGAAGCAtgatcaattttttttacaaaacagaactgattaaaaaatatagaaaggttacaaaaaaaataaaaaaaaacagagtaaCATTAAATAGTCCAATTAATGTTAAGCGTGGGAAAACGTCAGGTTGCAATAATCCCAAAGCAAAAGATTCCATGAAATCTGGCAAGACTAGACCCTTGACACCGCCTAGACACGGGCATGTGCAATGGAATTGTACAAAGCTCCGCCTCCAATCCGATCACCTGCttggcatgaaaaaaaaagggTGAAACACCAGGGTGAAAATGCATCAGGGTGAAACAACGTGATACTTGCCGAGAGAGCAAAGGTCGCCGTTATGTTGCCATATAGCGGTCTCTATTAGAACGTACAACTTTTTAAACTTCCGTCATAAACATGACTATTCCTTATCTGTTCATTGAATCGGTTCAAGTTTTAAGACTTTTATAAAAGCTTTCacattaatttacttaaaaagaGGAATAGTATAATTCTCTAGAATGGAATGCTACCGTACTTCAGCCTGATTCTAAACGATTAGTTTGCAATAATGTTTTCTCATTTGAGTGGTTCCGGTATGTTTTCGCGGGAAATTCGAACATGctattgcgtcattacgtcacgtCTGTAAACTTATTATAAAGTTGCCCGGCtaggaaaatgttttgtttggttttactCAACATGACAAAAGTTTATGTTCAGAGTATTATgtgataaatgtatttatttatttatttgcacaagTCAAAGTTCTTAAAAAAGAAACCAAGCTTTCTGGAACTTGCTGCTAATATTAAGCACTATGTTCTCTCAATATCTGAGTGTACAAACAAAAAAGCTGTTAGATCATATGACCTCTGTAAGCTTTACaagatatttgtttaattttttttttttcatttctttgtttttgataACCGCTTGACCTCCTTGGCTTATTTGTAATCTGTCCATAGACTTTATAGATGTACAGAAGATGTTGTTTTCCTACTGTATGTcctatttctgaatataataataataaaaaaaaaaagttgccccGCGGCTATCACAAgtgaggatcctgcaggtggcAGATCGTTTATAGCCCTTATAGTCTTATAGTCcaattactattataattacaGCCCTTTCTCACAGCAGGcagaataattaaatttataattttgatggCGGATTGTAACCCAGAAAGGATTGTGTGTTTATGAAACAAAtgtgaatgaaattaaattatattctagttttaaatgtgcttcagattacagatgaatgaatgaatgatagccTGGGTTTACACCAATTTTTAAAGACAACCAGTTCAAAGCGAGCATCATTTGCTTTTTTGGGTTAAAACaatttcttaatatgaaattcGAACAATGTAACAATTAGAGATTAGATTGTACAGAAATTTAAATATACAggctaatacaaaatatatacacacacagtcacgCAATACTGATGTTGTTAAGAGTAATAATTTGataataaagtataacaataatttgcagggtttgatgtgatatgagctaaccGATCTTTAGATTTTAATTACCATTTGTAGCGTGATTTATTGTTATGCTTTTTTTCCTCAGTTGTGTCAGAACAAACTTGGCAGACTtgttacttgttcagatgacaatatCCAGTGAAAATGCTTATTTGGGTCATACATTCCAAGATGTAGGATAGAATCTGTGATTGCGAAGTACAGTAAATATGCACACCAGTGCGGTGACTGACTGCCACATATActcctcaaaacattagattcatccgCGCTGGAGTCACGCAAGGAAGATAACTCCACAAACAGCTGCAATTGCAGGTTTTCAAACAGATGGCAACAGAGAGGCAAAacttacggactgcagctttattaagtaataatgccatgaaaaaataaaacattgcaataaaacaaaacagtttaccgtattttccggacaataagtaacacttttttaaataatttggctggtcctgcgacttatagccaggtgcgacttatttatcataaatttgacatgaaccgagagaaatgaactaacagaaaacattacctaCCGGCTACAGccagagagggcgctctatgctgccagagatgctgcaaagtgctcctgtagtctacacactgagcagcacagagcgccctctcgcggctgtagacggtaatgttttctcttggttctaaataaatgcgacttatactcaggtgcgacttatagtccgaaaaatacggtaatagttTATTCAGTCCTGCccctttttgcaaaaaaaaaaaaaaagctatacacttttatgtaaaatatatatatatatatatgtatatatatatatatatatatatataaaagaaagttTTTGCACATTAAGAAAATTAGGTTTAAGAAAGGTTTAAGATTtttgtttaagattttttttttttaaatacgtacATTATAGCTTGTTGCATTACGTTTCCCTATTATTTAAGCTTGTAGCTGACTTTATTGGAAACAgtacacatttttaatataactgattAGCAGTTATAGCTCACTCTAGTGGTATGTTTGCATGTCTCTGAATGCAAAGTGCTACTTATAAACAAAGTGCTGCAGCTGTAACTTGAAAATCCAAAAGATTAATTGTTCCCTTGATATTTTCATATgggttattataatgttttttttttaaagggatagatcaaccaaacatgaaaattctgtcatccgTTACTCACccacaagttgttccaaacctttgcTATAGGAATTTCTTTCAACTGtaggacacaaaagaagataatttgaagtATGTAGGTAACCAagcagttgacggtagccattgacttccatagtatacaaagaaaataaaacactttgggTGTCAATTTGCTACTATCAACTGTTTTGTTACCAACTTTCTTCAAAGTTCcttttttgtgttcagcaaaagaaataaagtcataaaggtttggaacaagtggaacatacattaaaaaaagtttttatatctGCTTAAGTGTCAAGTATTGGCAATTTATGTTTACCACAGaactttttttacaaatgtaaaaacccCTAGATAAAACAGCCTCAGTTGTTGTCCAACAGGAAGTTGATTTTCAGAGTGTCTATGCCGCTGTCCTCTTGGGTTAGTAGGGAATGGAGACGAGCTGCGGTGGCTTGTTCCCTCTCACGTATGCTCCATTTTCGCAGCATGGTGAAAACCCGCATTTTGTGTTGGCTGTTGTCCTCCTCTATCTGCTGAAGAGTGGTGGTGTTCATATCCAGTGCCAGAATGCCCACCTCCCTCCAGCTGTTCCCGATGCAGCCAGCCACCATCATCATCTCCCTCTCGCTCACCATCCTAGTGCCTGATAAAAAGTGGTCAATGCGGTCATGAAGCTGCTACAGAAGACGCAAAAAGCAGAGGTGTGTTTTTGACTCACTGATGATATGCTGCTGCTCCTGCCATACATCGTTTTCCAACATCTCCTGCCGTCTTTTTGCTGTTGTCTCTGATAAACCAACatcattttaaattacaaatagaTT contains:
- the LOC113065676 gene encoding cysteine sulfinic acid decarboxylase-like; this translates as MSSSEEYINGHVHLEESDMYESDGKLFLTEAFNVILEEILHKGTDLKEKVCEWKDPDQLRALLDLDLREHGESHEQLLQRVQDVARYSVKTCHPRFFNQLFAGVDYHALTGRLLTETLNTSQYTYEVAPVFVLMEEEVLRKLRSLVGWSEGDGIFCPGGSVSNMYAMNIARYWAFPQVKTQGLWATPRMAIFTSQQSHYSMKKAAAFLGIGTDNVFIVQADESGSMIPEDLEAKIVQAKSKDAVPFFVNATAGTTVQGAFDPLNHIADISERNGMWMHIDAAWGGSVLFSKNHKHLLAGIERANSVTWNPHKMLLAGLQCSVILLRDTTNLLMHCHSANATYLFQQDKFYDTSLDTGDKSIQCGRKVDCLKLWLMWKAIGTHGLSERVDKAFALARYLVGEMEKRENFKLVCKGHFVNVCFWFIPPSLKGKENSPDYQERLSKVAPVIKERMIKRGTMMVGYQPMDGHVNFFRMVVVSPQLTTKDMDFFLDEIEELGKDL